In Marinobacter sp. es.048, the following proteins share a genomic window:
- a CDS encoding DUF948 domain-containing protein, whose translation MRLLVQGCLILGLCLLSSFTHAGFPPLLDGAVVHWSKTASKNCTSSGGCDPSPGSNIAEQAADYLPGCQAQHPGKQCVIQSYSDPKEVRFVSGGVTYYVWRGGARVVAQETSCAALTHEPDPITGNVGSTNEDDCSCATGWVSSGQDPGVAPFDCQIPDQQPEECYENGQIYDAENGYCVLDCPNGQLNGVCLQDTGDNADECNADSPDYKGYIGNGSTKTNLCTSNMECEGGAFGVVNGTPACIPDEYGPPTCEIESVLVLDEYGYVCGKPQDAPEPGQEPDEWWKDEEPNTDTDGDGEPDEYNRENDPTSVDKGLGKIADGLGDTNDKIDGTNQRLDKVGKGIDAVNKNLNEGLGTANQTLGQINEKLDGPESGYSTDGLGDAPTFQESTERLQTSIANNPTIQSVTTIPTIASNNTCPVWTIPSTDYWSAMTMDTHCQILNDHRGLLSMLFIAVWTIAAVFVFLRA comes from the coding sequence GTGCGTCTACTTGTTCAAGGATGTCTGATCCTGGGGCTCTGCCTCCTTTCATCATTTACCCACGCCGGCTTTCCACCACTCCTCGACGGCGCCGTTGTCCACTGGTCCAAAACAGCCAGTAAAAACTGCACCTCCTCTGGTGGCTGTGATCCGTCACCGGGATCAAACATTGCCGAGCAGGCCGCCGATTACCTCCCGGGCTGCCAGGCCCAACACCCGGGCAAGCAATGCGTCATTCAGTCCTATAGTGATCCCAAAGAAGTGCGCTTTGTCAGCGGAGGCGTCACCTATTACGTCTGGCGAGGTGGTGCCCGTGTCGTTGCCCAGGAAACCTCCTGCGCTGCCTTAACCCACGAACCCGACCCCATCACCGGCAACGTCGGTTCCACCAACGAAGACGACTGTTCCTGCGCCACCGGTTGGGTCTCCAGTGGACAAGACCCTGGCGTTGCCCCGTTTGACTGCCAGATCCCCGACCAACAGCCCGAAGAATGCTACGAAAATGGCCAGATCTACGACGCCGAAAACGGCTACTGCGTCCTGGACTGCCCCAACGGCCAACTGAACGGCGTCTGCCTCCAGGACACTGGCGACAACGCCGATGAATGCAACGCCGATTCCCCCGACTACAAGGGCTACATCGGCAACGGGTCCACCAAAACCAACCTTTGCACGTCAAACATGGAGTGCGAAGGCGGTGCCTTCGGTGTGGTCAACGGCACCCCGGCCTGTATCCCCGACGAATACGGCCCACCCACCTGCGAAATTGAATCCGTCCTCGTCCTGGACGAATACGGCTACGTCTGCGGCAAACCCCAGGACGCCCCCGAACCCGGCCAGGAACCGGATGAATGGTGGAAAGACGAAGAACCCAACACCGACACCGACGGAGACGGCGAACCCGACGAATACAACCGGGAAAACGATCCTACCAGTGTCGACAAAGGCCTGGGCAAAATCGCCGACGGGCTTGGTGACACCAACGACAAAATCGACGGCACCAACCAGCGCCTGGATAAAGTGGGCAAGGGCATCGACGCCGTGAACAAGAACCTGAATGAAGGCCTGGGTACCGCCAACCAGACCCTCGGCCAGATCAACGAAAAGCTCGACGGTCCGGAGAGCGGTTACAGCACGGACGGTCTCGGGGATGCGCCCACCTTCCAGGAAAGCACCGAACGCCTGCAAACCAGCATCGCCAATAACCCGACCATCCAGTCGGTCACCACCATCCCGACCATCGCCAGCAACAACACCTGTCCGGTGTGGACCATCCCGTCAACGGACTACTGGTCCGCCATGACCATGGACACTCACTGCCAGATACTCAACGACCATCGCGGCCTGCTGTCCATGCTGTTTATCGCCGTCTGGACCATCGCCGCCGTCTTCGTCTTCCTGAGGGCTTAA
- the rpsU gene encoding 30S ribosomal protein S21 produces MPAVKVKENEPFDVALRRFKRSCEKAGVLSEVRRREHYEKPTAVRKRKAAAAVKRHLKKLQREQRKFERLY; encoded by the coding sequence ATGCCAGCTGTTAAAGTGAAAGAGAATGAACCGTTTGACGTAGCATTGCGTCGCTTCAAGCGTTCCTGCGAAAAAGCGGGTGTACTTTCTGAAGTACGTCGTCGTGAGCACTACGAGAAGCCGACCGCTGTTCGTAAGCGCAAAGCAGCCGCTGCCGTTAAGCGTCATCTCAAGAAGCTTCAGCGGGAACAGCGCAAGTTCGAGCGTCTGTACTAA
- a CDS encoding zonular occludens toxin domain-containing protein, translating into MSIVGYSGLPGSGKSYGVVENVVIPALEAGRHIITNIPLKLGRLSDDYPQGKVTIFDNKEAENDHTFFDLERHPAGVIWIIDEAWRFWKSGMKATNIPQCQKEFFTEHRHNVGPDGRTNEIVLVTQDLAQLCAFVRGLVEETYRAVKLTAIGQKNKYRVDVFMGAATGQKPGKPMRQLYGSYKPEIYQYYKSHTRNKTDFAAGMEEKADDRANVLKHPLIKYGIPLAVLIMVAGVWKAVAYFSPEEHTESPSPTAEQTTPGNNQQPVTATQSAQIAQQTRAVKASLEGRAPHQVKHEIEPGWLPLSNKWRIVGEVNNVYWIWGETGTRKIHSRNCAKFLKTGEPFCVIQGKLVTYYSYREPERTEEDKQSRSSYLQTALPEKEGDGA; encoded by the coding sequence ATGTCCATCGTCGGATACTCAGGCTTGCCAGGATCGGGAAAGAGTTACGGCGTGGTCGAAAACGTCGTCATCCCCGCCCTGGAAGCCGGAAGACACATCATCACCAACATTCCTCTGAAGCTCGGACGTCTTTCCGACGACTACCCCCAGGGCAAGGTCACGATCTTCGATAACAAAGAGGCCGAGAACGATCACACCTTCTTCGACCTGGAACGCCACCCCGCCGGCGTCATCTGGATCATCGATGAAGCCTGGCGATTCTGGAAAAGCGGCATGAAGGCCACCAACATCCCGCAATGCCAGAAAGAGTTCTTCACCGAACACCGGCACAACGTTGGCCCGGATGGCCGAACCAATGAAATTGTCCTGGTCACCCAGGATCTCGCCCAGCTTTGCGCCTTCGTCCGGGGCCTGGTCGAAGAAACCTATCGGGCGGTGAAATTGACTGCGATCGGCCAGAAGAACAAATACCGGGTGGATGTCTTCATGGGCGCCGCCACTGGCCAGAAGCCTGGCAAACCGATGCGCCAGCTCTACGGCAGCTACAAGCCGGAGATCTACCAGTACTACAAGAGCCATACCCGGAACAAAACCGACTTCGCCGCCGGCATGGAAGAGAAAGCCGATGACCGCGCTAACGTCCTGAAGCATCCGCTGATCAAATACGGCATTCCGCTCGCCGTCCTGATCATGGTCGCCGGCGTCTGGAAAGCGGTCGCCTACTTCAGCCCGGAAGAGCACACAGAAAGCCCATCACCCACAGCCGAACAAACAACACCAGGTAATAACCAGCAGCCCGTCACCGCCACCCAGAGTGCACAGATCGCCCAACAAACCAGAGCGGTCAAAGCCAGCCTGGAGGGCAGGGCACCGCACCAGGTCAAACACGAAATCGAACCCGGCTGGCTGCCCCTCTCCAATAAGTGGCGGATCGTCGGCGAGGTCAACAACGTTTACTGGATCTGGGGCGAAACCGGCACCCGGAAAATCCATTCCAGGAACTGCGCAAAATTCCTCAAGACCGGGGAACCGTTCTGCGTCATTCAAGGGAAGCTCGTCACCTACTACAGCTACCGGGAGCCGGAGAGGACAGAAGAGGACAAACAGTCCCGGTCCTCATACCTGCAAACAGCACTCCCCGAGAAGGAAGGCGACGGCGCGTGA
- the plsY gene encoding glycerol-3-phosphate 1-O-acyltransferase PlsY, with protein MLPSDPVLTVLLCAAAYVAGSVLFALPVCQLWKLPDPRAQGSGNPGATNVYRTGGWPPALLTLALDAAKGWLPVWLAHAAGLSVMVQAVVALCAVTGHMIPIFYRFKGGKGVATALGAGLALAPVTTLMMAAIWMLVIWRWRISALASLVAIVSGPLISALLEPETLPLFGLLALLIVVRHRNNLIRLAQGREAGL; from the coding sequence ATGCTTCCCAGTGACCCGGTGTTAACGGTTTTGCTTTGCGCCGCCGCTTATGTGGCGGGCTCGGTGCTGTTTGCCCTGCCTGTTTGCCAACTCTGGAAGCTGCCAGACCCGCGAGCCCAGGGCTCTGGCAACCCCGGCGCAACGAACGTCTACCGCACCGGCGGTTGGCCGCCAGCCCTGCTGACGCTTGCGCTGGATGCGGCCAAGGGCTGGTTGCCCGTATGGCTGGCCCATGCCGCTGGCCTTTCGGTGATGGTTCAGGCCGTCGTTGCCCTGTGTGCCGTCACCGGCCATATGATTCCGATCTTCTATCGATTCAAGGGAGGAAAAGGGGTCGCAACCGCTCTCGGGGCCGGCCTTGCTCTGGCACCGGTCACAACGCTGATGATGGCCGCTATCTGGATGCTGGTGATCTGGCGCTGGCGCATTTCAGCCCTCGCTTCCCTGGTGGCGATTGTCAGCGGCCCGCTGATCAGCGCCCTCCTCGAACCGGAAACCCTGCCCCTGTTCGGCCTGCTCGCGCTGCTTATCGTCGTTCGCCACCGCAACAACCTGATCCGACTGGCCCAGGGACGGGAAGCCGGGCTTTAA
- a CDS encoding tyrosine-type recombinase/integrase, producing the protein MIKKLPSGRWQVDIQPGGRGQKRVRKSFDSKPEALRYERWALNKHEAGEDWNPKQDKRTLQDLVKLWYIHHGHALKDGESRKKKLEATVERLGNPRATRLTSGDFAAYRLVRVDSGISENTLNHEQAYLTAVFNELIRQGHWKGKNPLEKLRRLKIDEPELAFLDQEQIATLLEECKASSNPSVYHVARLALATGARWSEAESVKSSAFTPYRVTYSGTKSGKSRSVPIMKDLYEELIEELPFQSCYSAFRSALERADIQLPKGQLTHICRHTFASHFVMNGGHILTLQKVLGHSDLKLTMRYAHLAPEYLYEVIEMGPLKRPPG; encoded by the coding sequence ATGATTAAAAAGCTACCGTCGGGACGATGGCAGGTCGATATCCAACCAGGTGGAAGAGGGCAGAAGCGCGTCCGGAAATCTTTCGATTCGAAGCCGGAAGCACTGAGATACGAACGTTGGGCGCTCAACAAGCACGAGGCCGGCGAGGACTGGAACCCCAAACAGGACAAGCGAACGCTCCAGGACCTGGTAAAGCTTTGGTATATCCACCACGGCCACGCACTCAAAGACGGCGAATCCAGGAAGAAAAAGCTGGAAGCAACGGTTGAACGCTTGGGAAATCCCAGGGCGACCAGGTTAACGTCTGGAGACTTCGCGGCATATCGCCTGGTTAGAGTCGATTCCGGCATTTCAGAGAACACCCTTAACCATGAGCAGGCTTACCTCACAGCAGTATTTAACGAGCTGATCCGGCAAGGCCACTGGAAAGGGAAGAACCCGCTGGAAAAACTACGCCGCCTGAAGATCGACGAGCCGGAGCTGGCTTTCTTGGACCAGGAACAAATCGCAACGCTCCTCGAGGAGTGCAAAGCCTCATCCAATCCATCCGTCTATCACGTTGCGCGTCTCGCTCTGGCTACTGGCGCTAGGTGGTCCGAAGCTGAGTCGGTTAAGTCCTCTGCATTTACCCCTTATCGGGTGACATACTCCGGAACGAAAAGTGGGAAAAGTCGCTCGGTTCCAATTATGAAGGATCTATACGAGGAGTTGATTGAAGAGTTGCCTTTCCAGTCCTGCTACAGCGCCTTCAGATCTGCTCTGGAGAGAGCTGATATCCAATTACCTAAGGGGCAACTTACACATATCTGTAGGCACACGTTTGCCAGCCACTTCGTCATGAACGGTGGTCACATTCTGACCTTACAGAAGGTTTTGGGTCATTCCGATCTGAAACTCACAATGAGGTACGCACATCTTGCGCCAGAATACTTGTACGAAGTTATTGAGATGGGGCCATTGAAGCGCCCACCTGGATGA
- the dnaG gene encoding DNA primase: MSGLIPQQFVENLLDRIDLAELIGSRITLKKAGANYKACCPFHDEKTPSFNVRPDKGFYHCFGCGAHGDAISFVREFEGLGFTEAVEELAKRVGLEVPYDRAAKQEIQQARTLTDALDFASRFYQSALKGQQGAYARDYLQQRGLDNAIIEQYQVGYAPSTGTALFDVASKDLQGPLIETGTVSDKYGKPRDLFRNRVMFPIRNSRGRTVAFGGRTLGDDKAKYINSPESDVFHKSREIYGLFEAKQAIRQLDKLLVVEGYMDVIALAQHGIHYAVATLGTATNQDSLTALLKQVRHIVFCFDGDQAGFRAADRAMENALELMADGLHLQFLMLPQGEDPDTLVRKEGSEAFQKRIEAATPLSRYLFDRQSEGLDLQLPEHRGELRARVEPLLNKMPRSTLRDAMWHEMLRLCGGRNQWQNRQQGQKGRWNGERRDRVSEDRIDVKLSKDSILCLALLEAPDLATEVTELARGSRQFNQARNFAEWILANDIRDRKTLVRTLALDTGARERFYHLFDGIEHIPARESTLAAARELLSPNEEASRQQRLATLLRNLSNLTTEERQELRALSGGTGD, translated from the coding sequence ATGAGCGGACTGATCCCTCAACAATTTGTTGAAAACCTGCTCGATCGTATCGATCTGGCGGAACTGATCGGTTCACGCATTACGCTCAAGAAGGCCGGCGCCAACTACAAAGCTTGCTGCCCGTTCCACGACGAGAAAACACCCTCGTTCAATGTCCGGCCGGACAAAGGTTTTTATCATTGTTTCGGGTGCGGTGCCCATGGCGATGCAATCAGTTTTGTCAGGGAGTTTGAAGGCCTTGGTTTTACCGAGGCGGTCGAAGAACTGGCCAAACGGGTTGGTCTCGAAGTGCCCTACGACCGGGCCGCGAAGCAGGAAATCCAGCAGGCACGAACGCTGACGGATGCACTGGACTTCGCCAGCCGTTTCTATCAGTCGGCACTCAAGGGCCAGCAAGGCGCTTATGCCCGGGACTATCTGCAGCAGCGGGGCCTGGACAACGCCATCATTGAGCAATACCAGGTAGGCTACGCGCCTTCTACCGGCACGGCACTGTTTGATGTTGCCAGCAAGGACCTGCAAGGCCCGCTGATTGAAACCGGCACGGTTTCCGACAAGTACGGCAAACCCAGGGATCTGTTCCGCAACCGGGTGATGTTCCCGATTCGCAACAGCCGTGGCAGAACCGTTGCCTTCGGCGGGCGCACCCTCGGAGACGACAAGGCGAAATACATCAACTCCCCCGAGTCGGATGTGTTTCACAAGAGCCGCGAGATTTACGGGCTCTTCGAGGCCAAGCAGGCAATCCGACAGCTCGACAAGCTGCTCGTGGTTGAAGGCTACATGGATGTGATCGCCCTTGCCCAGCACGGCATTCACTATGCGGTGGCGACGCTGGGCACGGCAACGAACCAGGACAGTCTTACAGCGCTGTTGAAACAGGTAAGACACATCGTGTTCTGTTTCGATGGCGACCAGGCCGGCTTCCGGGCCGCGGACCGGGCCATGGAGAACGCACTGGAACTGATGGCCGATGGCCTTCATCTCCAGTTCCTGATGCTGCCCCAGGGCGAGGACCCGGACACCCTCGTGCGCAAGGAGGGGTCGGAGGCGTTCCAGAAGCGCATCGAAGCGGCAACGCCTCTGTCACGGTACCTGTTCGACCGGCAGAGCGAAGGATTGGACCTGCAACTGCCGGAGCACCGGGGCGAACTGCGAGCCAGGGTTGAACCTCTGCTCAACAAGATGCCCCGAAGCACCCTTCGGGATGCCATGTGGCACGAAATGCTCCGCCTTTGCGGTGGCCGGAACCAGTGGCAGAACCGCCAGCAGGGACAGAAAGGACGCTGGAACGGGGAGCGACGGGATCGGGTTTCCGAAGACCGGATTGATGTGAAGCTAAGCAAGGACAGCATTCTGTGCCTTGCCCTGCTGGAAGCACCGGACCTGGCCACCGAGGTGACCGAACTGGCCCGCGGCTCCCGGCAATTCAATCAGGCCCGGAATTTTGCCGAGTGGATTCTGGCAAACGACATCCGGGATCGGAAAACCCTGGTGCGTACGCTGGCACTGGATACGGGCGCTCGTGAGCGCTTTTACCACCTGTTTGACGGGATCGAGCATATTCCGGCGCGGGAGAGCACACTGGCCGCCGCCCGTGAGCTTCTGAGTCCGAACGAAGAGGCATCCCGCCAGCAGCGGCTTGCCACACTATTGAGAAATCTGTCCAACCTCACTACCGAGGAGCGACAGGAGCTGAGAGCCCTGAGCGGTGGCACCGGGGACTAG
- a CDS encoding DUF2523 family protein, with the protein MIQKLINALIDIVLWIPRQLFGLLVDAVELMLTWIPEINIVDLQNVFNGLGGQLLYFLTVFEFDYGMTAMMTALIARFILRRIPFIG; encoded by the coding sequence ATGATCCAGAAACTGATTAACGCACTCATCGACATCGTGCTGTGGATTCCGCGCCAGCTCTTCGGCCTCCTGGTCGACGCGGTTGAACTGATGCTCACCTGGATACCTGAGATCAACATCGTCGACCTGCAAAACGTCTTCAACGGCCTGGGCGGCCAGCTGCTGTACTTCCTCACCGTCTTCGAATTCGACTACGGCATGACAGCCATGATGACCGCCCTGATTGCCCGCTTCATTCTCAGACGTATTCCGTTCATAGGGTAA
- a CDS encoding XRE family transcriptional regulator gives MTDFNELETTHAERSGDVSSRIKTLMGNLSESAFAQKCKIPLSTMRKYLSGSTPGLDKAAQIAEATGVPLEWLAAGKQPTKSDSQFEEEFALIPGYNVQVAAGHGAIAGDEAPTRELAFRRKWLRFRGFHEQDLVLVFAKGDSMEPTISDNETVMVDTSERKLRDGHIYVIRNGDHLLVKRIQTLWNDGVQLLSDNKEYPPQEISTNDLQSLEVIGKVVWVGKDL, from the coding sequence ATGACTGATTTTAATGAATTAGAAACCACTCACGCTGAAAGGTCAGGGGATGTCTCTAGTCGGATAAAAACACTAATGGGCAATCTCTCAGAGAGCGCATTTGCCCAAAAGTGCAAAATTCCCTTAAGTACGATGAGGAAATATCTGTCTGGATCGACCCCAGGACTAGATAAAGCGGCCCAAATAGCAGAAGCAACCGGGGTACCCCTAGAGTGGCTGGCGGCAGGAAAGCAACCGACAAAATCGGACTCCCAATTTGAGGAAGAGTTTGCACTGATACCTGGTTACAACGTTCAGGTTGCTGCAGGACACGGGGCCATCGCAGGGGACGAAGCGCCGACTAGGGAGCTGGCTTTTCGAAGAAAGTGGCTCAGGTTTCGGGGATTTCATGAGCAGGACCTAGTTCTGGTGTTTGCTAAAGGTGATTCCATGGAACCTACGATTTCAGACAATGAAACCGTTATGGTCGACACCAGTGAAAGGAAGTTGCGGGACGGTCATATATACGTAATACGCAACGGAGACCACCTACTAGTAAAGCGAATCCAGACGCTGTGGAACGACGGCGTGCAGCTGCTGAGCGACAACAAAGAGTACCCACCACAAGAGATCTCAACAAACGACCTCCAGAGTTTAGAGGTAATAGGGAAAGTTGTTTGGGTAGGAAAAGACTTATAA
- the rpoD gene encoding RNA polymerase sigma factor RpoD has product MSGNSQKSRLKDLIARGKEQGYLTYAEVNDHLPEDIADPDQVEDIIRMINDMGIQVCEETPDADTLLMTEGDSTADEAAAAEAAAALAAVETDAGRTTDPVRMYMREMGTVELLTREGEIVIAKRIEEGIRDVMAAVAHFPGTAGTVIQAYDRILENEGRISDIVTGFLDPDDAEPFMGEETAAESSDDSDSSSDDDNDDSEEETDNGPDPEETRLRFELLNEKLEAANKALAKHGRSDKKTQEALNELGQVFAPFKLANKAFEELVNVVRSTNDLVRENERAIMQICVRECKMPRKDFIKSFPGNETNLDWAEKIAKSKKPYAAPMAERIDEIVRLQKRIQNVQTEVDLDVADIKEINRRVSIGEAKARRAKKEMVEANLRLVISIAKKYTNRGLQFLDLIQEGNIGLMKAVDKFEYRRGYKFSTYATWWIRQAITRSIADQARTIRIPVHMIETINKLNRISRQMLQEMGREPTPEELGERMEMPEDKIRKVLKIAKEPISMETPIGDDEDSHLGDFIEDIQALSPVDSATAEGLRESTRMVLAGLTARESKVLRMRFGIEMNTDHTLEEVGKQFDVTRERIRQIEAKALRKLRHPSRSDHLRGFIDDQGNQG; this is encoded by the coding sequence ATGTCAGGCAATTCGCAAAAATCACGTTTGAAAGACCTCATTGCACGAGGCAAGGAACAAGGTTACCTGACTTACGCCGAGGTAAACGACCACCTCCCGGAAGACATCGCAGATCCGGATCAGGTCGAAGACATCATTCGCATGATCAACGACATGGGTATCCAGGTGTGCGAAGAAACACCGGACGCCGATACCCTGCTGATGACTGAGGGCGACTCCACCGCCGACGAAGCCGCCGCCGCTGAAGCCGCCGCCGCTCTGGCCGCTGTAGAAACCGACGCCGGCCGTACCACGGATCCTGTTCGCATGTACATGCGCGAAATGGGGACCGTCGAGCTGCTGACCCGCGAGGGCGAAATCGTCATCGCCAAGCGCATCGAGGAAGGCATTCGCGATGTAATGGCCGCCGTTGCCCATTTCCCGGGTACCGCGGGCACTGTCATTCAGGCCTACGACCGAATTCTGGAAAACGAAGGTCGCATCAGCGACATCGTAACCGGCTTCCTGGACCCGGATGACGCCGAACCGTTCATGGGCGAAGAAACTGCCGCAGAGAGCTCTGACGATTCCGACTCCTCGTCGGACGATGATAACGACGACTCGGAAGAAGAAACCGACAACGGTCCGGATCCGGAAGAGACCCGTCTGCGTTTCGAGCTGCTCAATGAAAAACTCGAAGCTGCCAACAAGGCGCTGGCCAAGCATGGCCGTTCCGACAAGAAAACTCAGGAAGCTCTGAACGAGCTTGGCCAGGTATTCGCACCGTTCAAGCTTGCCAACAAGGCGTTTGAAGAGCTGGTCAACGTGGTTCGCTCCACCAACGACCTGGTTCGCGAGAACGAGCGAGCGATCATGCAGATCTGTGTTCGCGAGTGCAAAATGCCCCGCAAGGACTTCATCAAGTCGTTCCCGGGCAACGAGACCAACCTGGACTGGGCGGAGAAAATCGCCAAGAGCAAGAAGCCTTACGCAGCGCCGATGGCCGAGCGTATTGACGAGATTGTTCGCCTGCAGAAGCGCATCCAGAACGTGCAGACCGAAGTAGATCTGGACGTTGCCGACATCAAGGAAATCAACCGTCGCGTCTCTATCGGCGAGGCCAAGGCCCGCCGTGCCAAGAAAGAGATGGTTGAAGCCAACCTGCGTCTGGTTATTTCCATCGCCAAGAAGTACACCAACCGCGGCCTGCAGTTCCTGGACCTGATCCAGGAGGGCAACATCGGCCTGATGAAGGCCGTAGACAAGTTCGAGTACCGTCGAGGCTACAAGTTCTCCACCTACGCCACCTGGTGGATTCGTCAGGCCATTACCCGCTCCATTGCGGACCAGGCCCGCACCATCCGTATTCCGGTGCACATGATCGAGACCATCAACAAGCTCAACCGGATCTCTCGTCAGATGCTGCAGGAGATGGGCCGCGAACCCACGCCGGAAGAGTTGGGCGAGCGCATGGAAATGCCCGAGGACAAGATCCGCAAGGTACTGAAGATCGCCAAAGAGCCGATCTCCATGGAGACCCCGATCGGCGACGACGAAGACAGCCATCTGGGCGACTTCATTGAAGATATCCAGGCCCTATCCCCGGTGGATTCGGCCACGGCCGAAGGCCTTCGTGAGTCGACCCGGATGGTACTGGCCGGGCTCACTGCGAGAGAGTCCAAGGTACTGCGCATGCGCTTTGGTATCGAGATGAACACCGACCACACCCTGGAAGAAGTCGGCAAACAGTTTGACGTTACCCGTGAGCGGATCCGTCAGATCGAAGCCAAGGCCCTGCGCAAACTACGCCATCCATCACGCTCCGATCACCTGCGCGGCTTTATCGACGACCAGGGCAATCAGGGATAA
- the tsaD gene encoding tRNA (adenosine(37)-N6)-threonylcarbamoyltransferase complex transferase subunit TsaD, whose protein sequence is MLILGIETSCDETGVALYDTEAGLLGHALFSQIDMHADYGGVVPELASRDHVRKLLPLCDQVLSDAGKRRADIEGIAYTAGPGLVGALMVGGSVAHALGFALGIPVLGVHHMEGHLLAPMLEDNPPAFPFVALLVSGGHTQLVRVDGIGEYEMLGESVDDAAGEAFDKTAKMLGLDYPGGPRVAALAENGTEGRYRFPRPMTDRPGLDFSFSGLKTFTLNTVNAAREAGGLDDQTRADIALAFEAAVVDTLTIKCRRALEQTGCKRLVIAGGVSANKRLRAGLEKMTGKLNAHVFYARPEFCTDNGAMIAYAGAQRMKAGQQDGERIVAVPRWPMNTLPPINEPRSTGLVD, encoded by the coding sequence ATGCTGATTCTAGGTATTGAAACCTCTTGCGATGAAACCGGCGTAGCGCTGTATGACACCGAAGCGGGCCTGCTGGGGCACGCCCTGTTCAGCCAGATCGACATGCATGCCGATTACGGTGGCGTCGTGCCTGAGCTGGCGTCCCGGGATCACGTTCGCAAGCTCCTTCCCCTGTGTGATCAGGTGCTTTCAGATGCCGGAAAACGTCGGGCCGATATAGAGGGGATTGCCTACACTGCGGGCCCCGGATTGGTGGGCGCCCTGATGGTGGGTGGTTCCGTGGCCCATGCGCTGGGTTTTGCCCTGGGGATTCCTGTGTTGGGCGTGCACCACATGGAAGGGCACCTGCTGGCGCCCATGCTGGAAGACAATCCACCTGCCTTTCCGTTTGTGGCACTGCTTGTCTCGGGCGGTCATACCCAACTGGTAAGGGTTGATGGCATTGGCGAGTACGAGATGCTGGGTGAATCGGTGGACGATGCCGCCGGTGAGGCTTTTGACAAGACAGCAAAGATGCTCGGTCTGGACTATCCGGGTGGCCCCCGGGTGGCGGCGCTGGCGGAAAACGGTACCGAAGGTCGTTATCGGTTCCCGAGGCCAATGACCGACCGGCCCGGGCTGGATTTCAGTTTCAGCGGCCTGAAAACCTTCACTCTCAATACCGTCAATGCTGCCCGCGAGGCAGGTGGACTGGATGACCAGACCCGCGCCGATATCGCCCTGGCCTTCGAAGCCGCCGTGGTCGATACACTTACCATCAAGTGCCGTCGGGCTCTGGAGCAGACAGGCTGCAAGCGACTGGTCATTGCCGGGGGGGTCAGCGCCAATAAACGCCTGCGTGCGGGCCTGGAGAAGATGACGGGCAAGCTCAACGCCCATGTGTTCTACGCCCGCCCGGAATTCTGCACCGATAACGGTGCGATGATTGCCTACGCCGGGGCTCAGCGTATGAAGGCCGGCCAACAGGATGGTGAACGCATTGTGGCGGTGCCCCGATGGCCCATGAACACGCTGCCGCCGATTAACGAACCCCGCTCCACCGGATTGGTGGACTGA